Proteins encoded within one genomic window of Arachis ipaensis cultivar K30076 chromosome B08, Araip1.1, whole genome shotgun sequence:
- the LOC107613237 gene encoding LOW QUALITY PROTEIN: beta-glucuronosyltransferase GlcAT14B (The sequence of the model RefSeq protein was modified relative to this genomic sequence to represent the inferred CDS: inserted 2 bases in 1 codon), giving the protein MRKNVSSHSGRLFSDRKWVIPFFASLFVFXYFVESDFERQVNANVVQKMEPPRLAYLISGTKGDSQRMMRTLQAVYHPRNQYILHLDLEAPPRERLELANAVKGDPTFREVENVRVMSQSNLVTYKGSTMIACTLQAIAILLKESSDWDWFINLSASDYPLVTQDDLLHVFSNLSRDLNFIEHTHIAGWKLSHRVRPIVIDPGLYLSKKSDIAWTTQKRTLPTLFKLFTGSAWVVLTRSFMEYCIWGWDNLPRTILMYYANFISSPEGYFHTVICNTEEFRHTAISHDLHYIAWDTPPKQHPMKLTMKDFDKMVKSNAPFARKFAKDDPVLDKIDKELLGRTHRFSPGAWCVDTSEGGEDPCLLRGNDTVFRPGPGAERLSVLIQTLLSQDFRSKQCL; this is encoded by the exons ATGAGGAAAAATGTTAGTTCTCATTCAGGAAGATTATTCAGTGATAGGAAATGGGTTATACCGTTTTTTGCCAGtttgtttgtatt ttattttgtggAATCAGATTTCGAAAGGCaggttaatgccaatgtggttcAGAAAATGGAGCCACCTAGGTTGGCATATCTTATTTCAGGCACAAAAGGTGATAGTCAAAGGATGATGAGGACATTGCAGGCAGTTTATCACCCAAGAAATCAGTATATCCTGCATTTGGATCTCGAGGCACCGCCACGGGAAAGATTGGAATTGGCAAATGCAGTGAAAGGCGATCCGACATTTCGTGAGGTAGAGAATGTACGTGTTATGTCACAATCCAATTTGGTGACTTACAAGGGTTCTACTATGATTGCTTGTACACTCCAAGCTATAGCAATATTACTGAAGGAGAGCTCGGATTGGGACTGGTTTATAAACCTCAGCGCCTCGGATTACCCTCTTGTGACACAGGATG ATTTACTTCATGTTTTCTCTAATCTGTCGAGAGATCTCAATTTCATTGAGCATACGCATATTGCTGGTTGGAAACT GAGCCATAGAGTAAGGCCAATTGTTATCGATCCTGGCCTTTACTTATCAAAGAAATCTGATATAGCATGGACTACTCAGAAAAGAACACTTCCAACTCTTTTTAAACTGTTTACAG GTTCAGCTTGGGTTGTGCTAACAAGATCCTTTATGGAGTACTGTATATGGGGATGGGATAACCTTCCAAGGACTATTCTTATGTATTATGCAAATTTTATCTCTTCTCCTGAGGGTTATTTCCACACTGTCATTTGCAACACTGAGGAATTTCGCCACACTGCAATAAGCCATGATCTTCACTACATTGCTTGGGACACTCCTCCAAAGCAACATCCTATGAAATTGACAATGAAGGACTTTGACAAAATGGTTAAAAGCAATGCTCCCTTTGCCAGAAAGTTTGCAAAGGATGATCCAGTGCTGGACAAGATTGACAAAGAACTCTTGGGAAGGACACATAGATTTTCACCTGGGGCATGGTGTGTTGATACCTCAGAAGGTGGTGAAGATCCATGTCTGTTGCGCGGCAATGATACGGTTTTTAGGCCAGGACCCGGTGCTGAGAGATTGAGTGTGCTGATTCAGACACTGTTGTCTCAAGATTTTAGAAGCAAGCAGTGTTTGTGA
- the LOC107613238 gene encoding formimidoyltransferase-cyclodeaminase, producing MEFNSTSKDQKKTIDQSILLCCKIFVSEARNLATLDAIERVARLNPETIIVKKFPDLPYNRTRYTLVSYVLHDCTGNAIYSPLHQSVVAMAEVAFNAINLELHDGAHPRLGAVDDIVVHPLARASLDEAAWLAKTLAADIGNRFNVPVFLYGAAHPTGKELDTIRRELGYYRPNFMGIQWAGWAMPKILPQNPDEGPIVVSTSKGILMIGARPWVGLYNVTILSTDVSAARRIARKVSARGGGLPKVQTLGLVHDKDSTEIACMLLEPNQIGADRVQKHIEMLAAEEGLDVEKGYFTDLSPEMIIEKYMNLISANRS from the exons GATCAAAAGAAAACCATAGACCAATCCATCTTATTGTGCTGCAAAATCTTTGTCTCTGAGGCGCGCAATCTAGCAACTCTTGATGCAATAGAAAGAGTAGCAAGACTGAACCCAGAGACCATCATTGTGAAGAAGTTTCCTGACCTGCCTTACAACAGAACCAGGTACACCCTTGTGTCTTATGTACTGCATGACTGCACAGGAAATGCCATATACAGCCCCTTGCACCAATCTGTGGTTGCCATGGCTGAGGTTGCATTCAATGCCATCAACCTAGAATTGCATGATGGGGCTCACCCTCGCCTAGGAGCGGTGGATGACATTGTTGTCCATCCACTTGCACGTGCTTCGTTGGATGAGGCAGCATGGCTTGCAAAAACACTGGCAGCAGACATTGGCAACCGATTCAATG TGCCAGTATTCTTGTATGGTGCAGCACACCCAACAGGGAAGGAACTAGACACCATTAGACGAGAGCTCGGATATTACCGGCCTAATTTCATGGGAATCCAATGGGCAGGGTGGGCTATGCCAAAGATCCTACCTCAGAACCCAGATGAAGGACCTATTGTTGTTTCAACGTCTAAAGGCATCTTAATGATTGGCGCACGCCCATGGGTTGGACTCTACAATGTGACAATCTTGTCGACAGATGTGTCAGCGGCAAGAAGGATTGCAAGGAAGGTCAGTGCTCGTGGCGGGGGGCTTCCGAAGGTGCAAACTTTGGGGCTTGTTCATGATAAGGATTCAACTGAAATAGCCTGCATGCTGTTGGAGCCTAATCAGATTGGAGCAGACAGAGTGCAGAAACATATCGAGATGCTGGCAGCAGAAGAAGGACTGGATGTAGAAAAAGGATACTTCACTGACTTATCACCAGAGATGatcatagaaaaatacatgaACCTTATATCTGCTAACAGATCATGA
- the LOC107614249 gene encoding LOW QUALITY PROTEIN: protein ULTRAPETALA 1 (The sequence of the model RefSeq protein was modified relative to this genomic sequence to represent the inferred CDS: inserted 1 base in 1 codon), protein MESECEMREENNNNNNNGFCVFSDDELKDVSGVKRVGGDCVEVTCGCTSHRYGDAVGRLRVFSNGCLQISCECTPGCNEDNMTPSAFEKHSGRETARKWKNNIWVIVNGEKVPLFKTVLLKYYNKVSKAASNXWKCSDHPYDKITCENEEERASRRVYRGCTRSPTCKGCTTCVCFGCNVCRFSDCTCQTCTDFTWNAKAE, encoded by the exons ATGGAGAGCGAGTGTGAGATGAGAgaagagaataataataataataataatgggttTTGTGTGTTCAGTGATGATGAGCTTAAGGATGTGAGTGGTGTGAAGCGTGTTGGTGGTGACTGTGTTGAAGTCACGTGCGGATGCACTAGTCACAGATATGGTGATGCTGTTGGAAGGCTTAGGGTTTTCTCTAATGGCTGCCTCCAAATCTCTTGTGAATGCACTCCTGGTTGCAACGAAG ACAATATGACTCCTTCTGCATTTGAGAAGCACTCTGGAAGAGAGACAGCGAGGAAATGGAAGAATAATATTTGGGTAATAGTTAATGGTGAGAAGGTTCCATTATTCAAAACAGTTCTACTCAAGTACTATAATAAAGTTTCCAAAGCTGCAAGCA ACTGGAAATGTTCTGATCATCCATATGATAA AATTACATgtgagaatgaagaagagagagcaAGTAGAAGAGTTTACAGAGGCTGCACACGATCACCAACATGCAAAGGATGCACAACATGTGTGTGCTTTGGCTGTAATGTATGTCGCTTTTCGGATTGCACTTGTCAAACTTGCACTGATTTTACATGGAATGCCAAAGCTGAGTAG